The DNA segment GCGTGATCGTCGCCCGCACGAACCAGCGCAACGAGGTGATCGCGGACCCCGAGATCGCCGGCGGCCGCGTGTTCGTCTTCGTCGAGGACGGCTGGACCGAGGGGAGCTTCGAGATCGTCGAGGGCCCCGAGGACGGGCTCGACGCGCACCGGTGAGCCTCGCGAAGCCCTGGCGCGACCTCGACCGCTCGACCGTCGGGAGCGCGCCGAGCCGCTACGCGCTGTACGAGCTCGGCGACGCCGACGGCGACACGGTCGGGTTCGGCGCGGGCGTGCTCCGCGACGAGCTGAAGGAGGCGCTCGCGTACGGGGACGCGGAGCGGGTGCGGTGGGAACTCGCCGACTCGGCCGAGCACGCGGAGCGCCTGCTCGCCGAGCACGTCGAGGACTGACGGCCCGCCCGTCGCGGGGGCGACCTCCGGACTCGGGCGTCCCGAGCGAGCGGGAACGACCGACAGACGAAAGTCCCGCGGCCGCCGACGAGTAGCCATGAGCGACGAGGCGGACGAGGGCGACGAGGTGTTGCGCGCCAGCGACATCGGCGGGGAGGGACCGCCGATCGAGGAGAAGCCGTACAAGATCGTCTTCGAGGCCAACAAGTGCTTCGGGGCGGGGAAGTGCGCCGAGGTCGCCGACAACTGGGTGATGGACGTCCAGAGCGGGATGGCGAAGCCGCGGTCGTACTACATCGGCGAGGACGAACTGGAGGAGAACGTGCGGGCGGCAGAGGTGTGTCCCGCTAAGAAGGAACGGGGCGTAATCCACGTCGTCGACCGACGCACGGACGAGGAGATCGCGCCCGACCCGCACGGCGACGGCACGCTCTCCGTCGACTGGTAGCGGGTCGACGTCGGCCGACCGTCCTCCCGGCGACGCCGCCCATCCGAAAGGCGTTTCACCCCGCCGCCGGAACCGGAATCCGGGCGGGGGTGGCTGAGCCTGGCCAAAAGCGGCGGACTTAAGATCCGCTCCTGTAGAGGTTCGAGGGTTCGAATCCCTTCCCCCGCATGCTGTCGCGAGCATCCCGCGAGCGACAGCACTGGGCCGAGAAGGGATTCGAAGCGGGGAACGAAGCGAGCGCAGCGAGCGGAGTGACCGTGGTTCGAATCCCTTCCCCCGCATGCCGTCGGGAGCACCCCGCGAGCGACGGCACTGGGCCGAGAAGGGATTCGAATCAGGGAGGTCGCGCGCAGCGAAGCGAGCACGTCCGACTGTGGTTCGAATCTCTTCCCCCGCACTCCTGCGGCGAGCACGCGGGGCGACTCGCGGAGAGCGGACGCCCGCGGACCGTGCCCCGTCGAAACTCCAACGGGCGATCTACGCCGATCCGTCGGCGGTCATAGCTGGGCGACGACGTCCCTGACAAAATATGTCAGACACTCGTCCAAATATATTCGGTGCAAAGACTTTGTTACCTCACGGTCGATCCAAGTTGTCGAGAGTATAACACGCATCTTGTCACACAACCGTTATGAATATCAAAACGAGTAGGGACGGAGACGTCCCCGTATACAAAGTCGATCTGGACGAGGCCACCGACCGATCGACGAGCAATGTAGTGGTCAGCAGTATCGCAGACTTGACTGGCCGAGACCCGAACGACCTCGATCCGTTGTGGGACAGCGTGGATCCGGAAGCGTTGGACTCGTTCGTGGACCACGCGAGCGAATACTCGACTCCGTATCAGCTCTCTTTCCAGTACCAGGAGCACACGGTCGACATCGTCGAGAACCGATGGCTTCGGATCACCCCAACCGAAGAAGCGACTTCGTCCGCGAGCGATTAGCTCCCGACGGTACGGCTCGTCCGGATTTCTCGACCGAGAGCGACTCTCCGTAGACCGGTCTCTCCGCGCTCGTCGCGGCGGGTTCGCGGCCGGAACCGCGTCGGAGGAAGATGCGTACGACGGAGCCGCGTGGGAGGACCGACCTAACAGCAGAACATGAACGGGTACACCAAGGCGACGCGGTCGCCCTCCTCCAGCTTCGTGTCGAAGCCGTTCTCGTTCTCGTTGAAGTGGCCGTTCACGAGGATCCGGGCGTACGCGATGGTCTGCTCGCCGAGCGGGTTCTTCGTCCACGTGCCGGGGAGCTCCTCGGGCGTCGGCGCCCACCCGCTGTGGGTCGCGTCCGCCTCGGTCTCGGCGATGAGCATGTCCTGCAGCTCCGGGTACTCCGCGAACAGCTCGTCGAGGAACTCGCGGAGCGTGTCGCCAGCGAACGTGTACTCGAACTCGTACTCGCCCAGCTCCGTGCGGACGTGGCCGGTACAGCGGACGGTGACGGTCGTCTCCGCCTCGGTCTCGGGCTCCGCCGCGGCGTCGCCCGCGT comes from the Halorubrum depositum genome and includes:
- a CDS encoding DUF7508 domain-containing protein is translated as MSLAKPWRDLDRSTVGSAPSRYALYELGDADGDTVGFGAGVLRDELKEALAYGDAERVRWELADSAEHAERLLAEHVED
- a CDS encoding ferredoxin, which encodes MSDEADEGDEVLRASDIGGEGPPIEEKPYKIVFEANKCFGAGKCAEVADNWVMDVQSGMAKPRSYYIGEDELEENVRAAEVCPAKKERGVIHVVDRRTDEEIAPDPHGDGTLSVDW
- a CDS encoding HalOD1 output domain-containing protein; this translates as MNIKTSRDGDVPVYKVDLDEATDRSTSNVVVSSIADLTGRDPNDLDPLWDSVDPEALDSFVDHASEYSTPYQLSFQYQEHTVDIVENRWLRITPTEEATSSASD
- a CDS encoding MoaD/ThiS family protein — its product is MSSSQQAAEAAGEEATDDAGDAAAEPETEAETTVTVRCTGHVRTELGEYEFEYTFAGDTLREFLDELFAEYPELQDMLIAETEADATHSGWAPTPEELPGTWTKNPLGEQTIAYARILVNGHFNENENGFDTKLEEGDRVALVYPFMFCC